In the genome of Bacteroidota bacterium, one region contains:
- a CDS encoding helix-hairpin-helix domain-containing protein — MKTCWLLLGFTIFLINTVQPQDEKVRQIIEKKLESMLENAEESIETSELFEQLLDLSNNPININSSDIQRLLQLNLLNDQQYYSILNYRKLVGEIQSVQEIQFLDGFDKEILTSIEPFIYAGEETSAKLNIGKILLNTHHQMFIRYDRIVQPKQGYKSVDDIEFSLHPNNSYLGTPSKIYTKYKIHSGDLFSAGFVIEKDPGEVLLKNNYPISHNLLLKKIPLIDFCSFHMSASNIGLIKKIVVGDYHLQFGQGLTLWSNFAFNKSSEVGSVKRNASGIIPSTSTIENNFFRGIALTLAKGKTNFHLFYSNKNRDANVYDTDDSGQILSVTSLQNTGLHRTVNELNDRNILNEQIMGIRLSYNFSTLQLSSTAYFSTWDATLIASDQLYKKYDFSGKNNNCIGLDYKWFIKNTSFYGEFSMSKNKGIAYLTGMDFHPDSYSNISLLYRNYEDKYQNLYSNAFAEGTLSKNEKGLYLGFDNWFLPKWQIRLYADVFQFPWLKSGVNAPSKGTDYFIQLNHTFSESMQLYLRYKHKNKQVNSSNEYWFNELVNEIKESLRLDFTYKLNDEFGLKSRFEWANYKNTSKKNENGLLIFQQAEYSSTRSPVGLVFRYTNFNTDGFESRIYTYENDVLYAFSIPSFYDKGNHFYLLLSYKMSKHLSCWLKFAHTYFNKKECIGSGSEKIDGSTKSEVKIQFRIQL, encoded by the coding sequence ATGAAAACATGCTGGTTATTACTGGGGTTCACCATATTTTTAATTAACACGGTTCAACCACAAGATGAGAAGGTTAGGCAGATAATTGAGAAAAAATTGGAATCTATGCTCGAAAATGCAGAAGAAAGCATAGAAACGTCAGAACTATTTGAACAATTGCTTGACCTTAGCAATAACCCAATCAATATTAACAGTTCCGATATTCAGCGTCTGCTCCAACTCAATTTGTTGAACGATCAGCAATATTACAGCATTTTGAATTATCGAAAATTGGTTGGAGAAATTCAATCTGTTCAGGAAATCCAATTTCTCGATGGCTTCGACAAGGAGATTCTTACCTCAATTGAACCTTTTATTTATGCGGGAGAAGAAACTTCAGCAAAACTAAATATTGGCAAAATATTGTTAAATACACATCATCAAATGTTTATCCGCTACGATCGAATTGTCCAACCTAAGCAGGGTTACAAAAGTGTTGACGATATTGAATTTTCACTACATCCTAATAACAGTTATTTAGGGACCCCGTCAAAAATATATACAAAATATAAGATACATAGTGGTGATTTATTTAGTGCAGGATTTGTGATCGAAAAGGATCCCGGAGAAGTCCTTCTCAAAAACAATTATCCCATTTCCCATAATCTACTATTAAAAAAAATACCATTGATTGATTTTTGTAGCTTTCACATGAGTGCCTCCAATATTGGGTTGATCAAAAAAATCGTGGTAGGTGATTATCATTTGCAATTCGGGCAAGGCCTGACCTTGTGGTCGAATTTCGCCTTCAACAAATCCTCTGAAGTTGGTTCGGTAAAACGAAACGCAAGTGGTATTATCCCGAGTACTTCTACCATCGAGAATAATTTTTTCCGCGGAATAGCCCTTACCCTGGCGAAAGGGAAAACCAACTTTCACTTATTCTATTCAAATAAAAACAGGGATGCCAATGTCTATGACACGGATGATAGCGGTCAAATTTTATCTGTCACCTCCTTACAAAACACAGGATTACATCGTACTGTTAACGAATTAAATGACCGGAATATATTAAATGAACAAATAATGGGAATCCGGCTTTCTTACAATTTTAGCACCCTTCAACTAAGTTCAACTGCTTATTTTTCAACATGGGATGCAACTTTAATTGCTTCCGATCAACTTTATAAAAAGTATGATTTTTCGGGGAAAAATAATAATTGCATTGGTTTGGATTACAAATGGTTTATAAAAAACACTTCTTTTTATGGTGAATTTTCGATGAGCAAAAATAAAGGGATTGCTTATCTGACTGGCATGGACTTTCATCCGGATTCATATTCAAACATCAGCCTTTTATATAGAAACTATGAAGACAAGTATCAAAATTTATATTCCAATGCTTTTGCGGAAGGTACATTATCAAAAAATGAAAAAGGACTATATTTAGGGTTCGATAATTGGTTTCTCCCCAAATGGCAGATTCGGTTATATGCTGATGTTTTTCAATTTCCCTGGCTTAAAAGTGGAGTAAACGCGCCTTCCAAAGGAACGGATTATTTCATTCAACTAAACCATACTTTTTCCGAAAGCATGCAATTATACTTGAGATATAAACACAAAAACAAACAGGTAAATTCGTCGAACGAATACTGGTTCAATGAATTGGTTAATGAAATCAAAGAAAGTTTAAGGCTGGATTTCACTTACAAACTTAACGATGAATTTGGTTTAAAAAGCAGGTTTGAATGGGCTAATTACAAAAATACATCTAAGAAAAACGAAAATGGCTTGTTAATTTTCCAACAAGCTGAATATTCATCAACCCGCAGCCCGGTTGGATTGGTTTTCAGATATACAAATTTTAATACCGATGGGTTTGAGTCAAGAATTTACACTTATGAAAATGATGTTTTATATGCTTTCAGTATCCCTTCCTTTTACGACAAGGGCAATCATTTTTATCTTTTGCTGAGTTATAAAATGAGCAAGCATTTAAGTTGTTGGTTAAAGTTTGCACACACCTATTTTAACAAAAAAGAATGTATCGGTTCGGGAAGTGAAAAAATTGACGGGTCAACCAAATCAGAAGTAAAAATTCAATTCAGAATTCAACTATAA
- the trxA gene encoding thioredoxin produces the protein MALEITDANFEEIVLKSNKPVIIDFWAVWCGPCRMVGPIVEEISKEYEGKAVVGKVDVDNNPGVSAKFGIRNIPTILFFKNGEIVDKQVGAVPKQVIANKLEALL, from the coding sequence ATGGCATTAGAAATTACAGATGCGAATTTTGAAGAAATTGTATTGAAATCTAACAAACCTGTTATCATAGATTTTTGGGCAGTTTGGTGCGGACCATGTAGAATGGTTGGCCCAATCGTTGAAGAAATTAGTAAAGAATATGAAGGCAAAGCCGTTGTTGGAAAAGTTGATGTTGATAATAATCCCGGCGTTTCAGCCAAATTTGGGATCAGAAATATTCCAACAATTCTTTTCTTTAAAAATGGAGAAATTGTTGATAAACAAGTTGGAGCCGTTCCAAAGCAAGTTATCGCCAACAAATTAGAAGCGTTACTTTAA